Below is a window of Drosophila miranda strain MSH22 chromosome 3, D.miranda_PacBio2.1, whole genome shotgun sequence DNA.
CGGGCGATGATGAATTTCGGCTGCGGCAGCCGGCAGTGGCCCGAGCGAGAAGACTGGTTCGCAGCCAGGCAGTTGATGCTGCAGAACcggaaccagaaccagaaccagaaccgcTACTGGAGCCACAGCAGTGGCAGACAAGGACTGGACCAGACCAGGAGCCGGCGACGTCGATCCCAGGATCTGAGCGCGCACACCATTGGCGATCTGGACACCGAAGTCGGAGCTCACAAGCGGGAGCAGCACAGGCAGGCCTCGGGCGGGATGGAGTCCACCCCGGAAGATGAGCGGCGATATTACCCGGACCAGGACCGGAAGGCACAGGCCCTGGTGGAGGAGCGCTACGAAATGCAGGCCCCCCATGACGAGCAGCGGGTGGGCACCGTTCGCGAGGTCATCTTTCGCCAGCAGC
It encodes the following:
- the LOC108160995 gene encoding uncharacterized protein LOC108160995; translated protein: MPARVKQFSSMCTSMKPVLTLSLRSYSGYSPVHNAAINRAMMNFGCGSRQWPEREDWFAARQLMLQNRNQNQNQNRYWSHSSGRQGLDQTRSRRRRSQDLSAHTIGDLDTEVGAHKREQHRQASGGMESTPEDERRYYPDQDRKAQALVEERYEMQAPHDEQRVGTVREVIFRQQQDDKDDEDELQRRRNSEELRRQVSAQRHEYNTPRSGVISRKVICPYPSYTSHRTRWAEFRHAMIYGRTAF